One Pochonia chlamydosporia 170 chromosome 5, whole genome shotgun sequence DNA segment encodes these proteins:
- a CDS encoding SPX domain-containing protein (similar to Metarhizium robertsii ARSEF 23 XP_007819154.2), whose amino-acid sequence MKYGQRLEHESVPEWSVRKLHESSCCMADAASTAPGAFPTHHLPNTSTLTYEVHFTLTLLLLCAPSSDNLDYNSLKHEIKVYTTHDQATAITIPGRQDTALQNFEDGLYTELCCQHYRIDLFITSKAGEISRRLEHFATKTQRWVAKYSDGDADSLSLKRQRRFTKYEREVLRCGEEIQALSRFANAQVVGFRKILKKHKKWTGSKMLSSRFSEIVLNNAKSFTKRTFEHLHNRHDEILADLQAATPHFSKRSSPESIEPVMPESPGSPNPRQVDFEPLSPSQMDSSVKYWNEYDNGSERGGLEGVYVIYTSPTGDTGFPGFCDGITARTKSIVAWIKRLITRGEGDS is encoded by the exons ATGAAATACGGGCAGCGGTTGGAACACGAATCTGTTCCGGAATGGAGCGTCCGTAAGTTGCACGAATCTTCGTGCTGCATGGCAGATGCAGCTAGCACGGCTCCCGGAGCTTTTCCCACGCATCATCTGCCGAACACTTCGACACTTACGTACGAGGTGCATTTCACACTAACGCTCTTGCTCCTGTGCGCCCCTAGCTCAGACAACCTCGACTACAACTCTCTTAAGCATGAGATTAAAGTATATACTACGCACGACCAGGCTACGGCCATTACCATTCCTGGCCGCCAGGATACTGCTTTGCAAAATTTTGAAGACGGTCTATATACCGAATTATGCTGCCAACATTATCGTATAGATCTGTTTATTACCAGCAAAGCAGGTGAAATTTCAAGGCGGTTAG AACACTTTGCCACGAAGACTCAGCGTTGGGTTGCCAAATACTCTGACGGAGACGCTGATTCGCTGTCTCTAAAGCGGCAACGAAGGTTTACCAAGTACGAACGGGAAGTACTGCGCTGCGGAGAGGAAATTCAAGCCTTGTCGCGCTTTGCTAATGCCCAAGTCGTTGGTTTTAGAAAGATTCTCAAGAAACACAAG AAATGGACAGGCTCAAAGATGTTGTCCTCTCGATTTAGTGAAATCGTTCTTAATAACGCCAAGAGTTTTACCAAACGCACTTTCGAACACCTTCACAACAGACATGATGAAATTCTTGCTGATCTGCAGGCGGCAACGCCTCACTTTAGCAAACGCAGCTCACCCGAATCTATTGAACCAGTGATGCCAGAATCGCCAGGGTCGCCCAACCCTCGACAGGTTGACTTTGAGCCACTTTCCCCTTCACAAATGGATTCATCGGTAAAATACTGGAACGAATACGACAATGGCAGTGAAAGAGGGGGCCTCGAAGGTGTCTATGTCATATATACTAGCCCTACAGGGGATACTGGTTTCCCCGGATTTTGTGACGGTATAACGGCACGAACCAAGTCGATTGTGGCTTGGATAAAGCGATTGATCACAAGGGGAGAAGGAGATTCCTAG
- a CDS encoding family S53 protease-like protein (similar to Cordyceps militaris CM01 XP_006668012.1), which translates to MVLLTYTTVVALIAAFAEATPLSVGATAQLGPSSLMEKINIPSQWKSSGTPHPNVMMKMQIGLKQKNMGGLQKKLLDISDPKSANYGKWLSKDELEAFTSPSEESVKSVKTWLSSFGIKDSAMNQPTPDWLEVNVPISQAEKMLNSKYEMYTNGATGQSMARTTQYSIPKALHDHVDTIQPTTSFHRHMGAQVDKNFKSDSGKTKRQSGCNSQHITPSCIRSYYNVDYTAKGKASLAVTGFIEYSASHNDAAQYLSQYQPAAKGTNFKDVSIAGFTNNPNDATLEGNLDTQIALSVGYPNPVSYLAVGPVTGNPNTEPFGDELVNFGNYLNSASSPPTSVSTSYGQEEQGLTSNYLDRICNEFMKAGSRGVSIFFSSGDFGVGGNGEQNCNQGFYALFPASCPYITSVGSTQFSNGGEIAATFDRGGSTGGGYSWYFNAPTWQSNDTSSYARNNLDSSYDGYYNANGRGYPDVALIGEYYDIVINGGVESGVYGTSASSPAWASLVSLINDQRISQGKSTLGFLNPLLYSKGRSAFKDITAGNNRGCGTYGFPAAQGWDPTTGLGTPNFSKLRQALQ; encoded by the coding sequence ATGGTCCTactcacttacaccaccGTTGTGGCATTGATTGCCGCCTTCGCTGAGGCTACACCTCTGAGCGTTGGTGCCACTGCCCAGCTTGGCCCTTCCTCTCTCATGGAGAAAATCAATATCCCCTCTCAGTGGAAGTCATCTGGCACTCCCCACCCTAATGTTATGATGAAGATGCAAATCGGTCTCAAGCAGAAGAACATGGGTGGCCTACAAAAGAAACTTCTTGACATCTCGGACCCCAAGAGCGCCAACTACGGAAAGTGGCTTTCCAAAGATGAGCTCGAGGCCTTTACTTCCCCCTCTGAAGAAAgcgtcaagtctgtcaaGACTTGGCTGTCATCCTTCGGTATCAAGGATAGCGCTATGAACCAGCCCACGCCCGACTGGCTGGAAGTCAACGTTCCAATTAGCCAAGCTGAGAAGATGCTCAACTCCAAGTATGAAATGTACACCAATGGCGCCACTGGTCAGTCCATGGCGCGTACTACTCAGTACTCGATCCCTAAGGCTCTTCACGACCATGTCGACACCATTCAGCCTACGACCTCTTTCCACCGCCATATGGGTGCTCAGGTCGACAAGAACTTTAAGTCCGATTCTGGCAAGACCAAAAGACAAAGTGGCTGCAACTCTCAGCATATTACCCCCTCTTGCATTCGTAGTTACTACAACGTTGACTACACTGCAAAGGGAAAGGCAAGCCTTGCTGTAACCGGCTTTATCGAGTATTCTGCCAGCCACAATGATGCTGCTCAATATTTGAGCCAGTATCAGCCTGCTGCCAAGGGTACCAACTTCAAGGATGTCTCCATTGCTGGATTCACCAACAACCCTAACGACGCCACCTTGGAGGGTAACCTTGATACCCAAATTGCACTGTCTGTGGGATACCCCAACCCTGTTTCTTACCTCGCTGTTGGTCCTGTTACTGGAAACCCCAACACGGAGCCATTTGGCGATGAGCTTGTCAACTTTGGTAACTACCTCAACTCGGCGTCCAGCCCACCGACTTCTGTGTCCACGTCTTATGGCCAGGAAGAGCAAGGACTTACATCTAACTACCTTGACCGTATCTGCAATGAGTTTATGAAGGCTGGCTCCCGAGGAgtttccatcttcttctcgtctggcgactttggtgttggtggcaatggcgagCAGAACTGCAACCAGGGATTTTACGCCCTCTTCCCTGCTTCGTGCCCATATATTACCTCTGTTGGTTCAACCCAGTTCAGTAACGGGGGTGAAATTGCTGCTACATTTGACCGTGGCGGCTCTACTGGTGGCGGTTACTCATGGTACTTCAATGCTCCTACTTGGCAATCCAATGACACTTCGTCCTATGCTAGAAACAACCTTGACTCGAGCTATGACGGGTACTACAACGCCAACGGACGTGGTTACCCTGATGTCGCTCTGATTGGTGAGTACTACGACATTGTTATCaacggtggtgttgagtctggtgtctaCGGTACTTCTGCGTCCTCCCCTGCTTGGGCATCTCTTGTTTCTCTTATCAACGACCAGCGTATCAGCCAGGGTAAATCTACCCTTGGATTCCTCAACCCCCTTCTGTACTCCAAGGGTCGATCAGCCTTTAAGGATATTACTGCTGGAAACAACCGGGGCTGTGGGACGTATGGCTTCCCTGCTGCCCAAGGTTGGGATCCCACGACTGGTTTGGGAACACCTAATTTCTCTAAGCTCAGACAGGCTTTGCAGTAG
- a CDS encoding enoyl-(Acyl carrier protein) reductase domain-containing protein: MSQNSPLNLDLEGKRVVITGAGGGVGQHLVSSFHNAGSKVIACDRDAALLNALPQESLHEHHVFELSDSEAVKAAAKDIGSADILVNNAGFTKAENVSQMDDLAVRSEIDGNLVGSMNLTRALLPSMVSQGNGIIVNVASVNASLHFGNPIYSAAKAGLLAFTRAVAVEYGAKGIRANAVCPGSMLTNAWQARIDSNPGLVEELVKYYPSGRLVMPQELANTVLFLASPLSSGISGVDIAVDGGLTAGNMRLVRDIIGLE; the protein is encoded by the coding sequence caacctcgacctcgaGGGAAAACGCGTCGTCATTACCGGCGCAGGTGGAGGCGTGGGCCAACATTTAGTATCATCCTTCCACAACGCTGGCTCAAAAGTCATTGCGTGCGATCGTGATGCTGCTTTATTAAACGCTTTACCTCAAGAGTCACTCCACGAACATCATGTATTCGAACTATCTGACTCCGAGGCCGTGAAAgctgctgccaaagacatcGGCTCAGCCGATATTCTCGTCAATAATGCCGGGTTCACCAAAGCAGAGAATGTTTCTCAAATGGACGACTTGGCGGTTAGAAGTGAAATAGATGGCAATCTAGTAGGAAGCATGAATCTCACACGGGCGTTATTACCAAGCATGGTGTCACAAGGGAACGGGATAATAGTAAATGTTGCTTCCGTCAACGCATCGCTTCACTTCGGTAACCCTATTTATTCGGCTGCAAAGGCGGGTCTTCTGGCATTTACGCGAGCTGTTGCGGTTGAATACGGTGCTAAAGGAATCAGGGCCAATGCTGTCTGCCCGGGCTCTATGCTGACGAATGCATGGCAAGCGCGGATTGACTCGAATCCAGGGTTGGTTGAGGAGTTGGTCAAATATTACCCCTCTGGGAGGCTAGTTATGCCCCAAGAACTGGCGAATAcggtcttgttcttggcttcgcCTTTGAGTAGTGGTATTTCTGGGGTTGATATCGCTGTTGATGGAGGCTTGACAGCTGGGAATATGAGACTGGTGAGGGATATAATAGGACTCGAATAA